The sequence TAGAATAAGGAAGAAACCAATTTGCTTTAGGAATATTAAATGTGACACCCACTATCAATTCTTTTCTGTTGATTCCGGTCATGAAACCTTTTTGATTCTGTTTCTTGAGTTGTTTGTGTCCATCAAGATACTTGTCGATAGAAAAATCAGAAACAAGTTTTACACGAGGAGGAGCAACTTGTACATGTTTCTTTGTTGATCCCATAGTAGTGGTAGTATGAGAAATTTTACCAACTTCCTTTCCATTTCCTAAAACATATTTCGAAATAAACCTTCTTTACCGCCTACAAAATTAACCTTACTTTTTCTACACAAAATAGGACTAGACGGTTACTCTTTACACTTTCTTCAAAGGGATTATCATATTTTCGATATATGCTACTTATTTTTTAGTTACACCAATTTCACCCCTTTATTTCCTTAATGACCTTTTATTCggtttaataatatatttttggttAAAGGAAATAATTGtccaaataaataatattgactTGACAGATagttactttgaaaaaaaaaatattatgagttGGATGATCATTTGAGAAATTTGAAAGTTAATTAGTAGGTGATATGACATACTACATAATCATTTAGGCACACCATAAAATCAAAAATAGGTGATATGGCATGGTATATTATCATTCAAAGTTTTTTGTTGACGAACTTATCCTATTGTGAGTGTTCCTAATCTTGCATAAGTGAATCGTGTTAAATAGGAAGCAAGAACAGCACTGAACAAATTTCAATTGATCATGTGAATCATGTTAAGAGCCCATCTCCTCTATTTTATCATAGCTACCTTCCACCAACACAAATACATATCGAGTAACTCTTAATGTAACAAAACACTTTCTGAATGTGAAACTTTGCATTTGTTGTTAAATGTTGGATGAATTAGATGGTGTACTCCAAATTCTTCTCTGCTCATTGAAGCTTCCAATTACAGCTGCCTGTGTTTTTTTACCAAGTCGTTTTGCAAAAACATTGTAATAAGCTGATGGATCCACATTCTCCAATACTTTTACTGTTTTTCCATGCTCTTCATCAATACTGATTTCACCATCTTCACATTCAACTCCAGTAGCACTCACTTTTAACTTCTTCACTTCAAACGTAGATTTTAGTGCTGACAGATCTCCAGCTACTACTACTCCAAGGATCTCACCAATAAACATATCCTGAAATATTAGGAAACGGAGTCTGTCAGCTACATTGTGCAGACAAATATTGCAACGATGTATCTGTTATGAATAACACCAAACAAATTGCTGGAATATAGCAAAAAGACCAGGTGATAAGGAAACATAATGAGAAATTGAGATGAGAATTATATACCACATGTCGGTATGCAGGATGGAGCTTTTGCAGGCGATACAACCTTGACATCAAGCGCCTGGCAAAGAATGCTTCTGGTGTACTTTTCAAGTAAAGCTTTTCAAGAATTTGAGGGAATGCACTGACTTTCCGCTGCATTCCAAGTGGAATGAGAGTGATATTATGTTCAGAACTCAGAACTGTTTTTGCAGCAAAAGGGTCAAGAAACATATTCAGTTCTGCAAATTTGTTACAAGGAACATTGATTACATTTCCCTTCTCGGTGTTATTATAATTGATGTGTCCCCCAACTATTAATATCTCCTGCATCAAAATTCAGAAGATAACACCTTTCACATTAGTGGAAATATCTATGATGGATATCTCAAATTCTCAACCCATGAAGCAAAACAGAGTCATTGATATCGCAAGGATTTACATATAGATCAATTAAAACGGGATAATACAGCTATCTAAGCTAAAGGCTGACTTCATAtgtttataatatgaaatttgaaGGAGTTGACTGACAAAGGAAGTATGCTTATGAGAGGAAAATCTACCTGAGGTTTTAGAGAAGGATCTGCAACTAAATTCTCACAGTGGAGTCAGGATGTATATATTGATATCTGGTTCCTAACTGAAGTATATTGTCTATATTCTCTCCTCAAAGACCACAAGAATGGAAGAACACTTGCCTGTATAACATTGCTTGTATTCTTTCCTTCCAGAATAAGCTTTGCTATATTAGTCAATGGGCCATTAGCCAAAATAGTAATTTTTGATCCTGGATCGAGTGATTTCACCACTGATTCCAATACTTCCAATGCTAAAGGTTGTCTGAGTTCAGGATGATCCGTATCTCGAGGAGCTCCAAATTTTACAGAATTTTCTCCTGTGTATCTGGTATTATTCTATGGCTGTTATTTCAGGAATATTTAACTGTACAATGCTATATCAGATGAGAAAGATGTCAAAGTTTATATAACTAAAATGAGAAAAGTAATATGCCAATGTTTGTCAAATTTCATGAATGCACAAGGGAATTTGTTCTTTATTATAGTAGAGAATTGTACCTCCTAGGACTTCGAGGTAAAGAACGAGCTAAACCATACAGAGTGTCAGAGTCTAGATATCCACCGCTACCTTGTGGAATGGCCTTGCTGTATCTGCAGTCTCCAACTGCAGAGGAAACCGTATCAGACTGGTTCATTGCGAATCCATCTCCAAGGCCCACAGGAATGTCGTCACGACCCATCATGTGAAGCAAATCATATACACAATCAATTGTTGCAGCATTTGTCCAGCCAGTCGGACTCACTATTATAGCCTGAATTATTGAAAAGAAGCTGTTTCACATTGAAAGGCATCACTTAtttatgacaaaaaaataaattatcccAGTGGAATCGACTATGTTACCCCAATAGGTTTCTCACAAAAGTGACGCAAAAACAATTCTCATGACGGCTAACAACAGTTTTATCCCAAAATTGAACAGAATAGAATTTAGTTAAACACAAAGTGACATTCTGATTGAGGAAATTTACTGCAACTACAACCAATGTCTGATCAAGAActaaattcttaatattttcagTTGAGGATCTCATTGACTATAAGGAATATGCATAAACAGATGGAACACAACTTATGGAAGGCCAATTTACCTTGAGATTGATATCTTCTACAGGTAATTTGAGAAGATAGAAGAGAGATAGAAAGTCTCCAGCACTCATATCCATATCAAAAACAAGATTCTTCCCGAAATTCTTTCCCCTCAGATCCGGTTTGTGATATACTTCTCTGTAATAAGGAAATTGTGTTGTGAAATTGAATCTTCCAGTGTGTTCTGCTTGGTTTAAGACCTGCAACCACAAGAAATATAGCATTGGTTTCTGCCGTCTGCAGACTATGTTAAAACTGTAATGCAAAATGTCACAATCAAACTTCAGCTCGGTCTGATTCAGAAAGAGACATGTACAAGTTCCAACCAATTCAGACTGAGAAATCAGTTTTAAACTTACATCCAGAAAGCTAACAGAAAACTCTCTGTCTAATATGCTGCTAGCATTTCGATTAGGTTTTGCTCGAACAGCAACAAGAACAGGCACTCCTCCAGGCTTGTTAACTTCTTTTGTATAACCATCCTGATGATTGCCATCGATTTAGAACAAGTATGAAATACTGAAAGATATAAGAAATGAATAGTAATGCAAG comes from Solanum pennellii chromosome 1, SPENNV200 and encodes:
- the LOC107007728 gene encoding uncharacterized protein LOC107007728 isoform X3; this translates as MHARSPTLSQNERKREKAVTISTNAWSDAGHAVNQVYDILYMMGRDDIAVGVGGEGGILPDSTILPNVGGYLPMIDQGNGTAGYCRYRQTIPVGHGGRLDIDSNYGFRKSFLPQVHGRLGERLEKETFSLQKGKRSYSPLRQPTAQKVMIETISAGPTVVFLIGSLTNFALFLLSNPHLKKNVEHIYIMGGGIRSKNPQGCCPDNASPSCQPQQCGDRGNLFTDFTSNPYAEFNIFMDPFAAYQVIHSDIPITIVPLDATNTILVNKNFMETFEKNQHTYEAQYCFKSLKIIRDTWFDDQFYRSYFMWDSFMSGISASIMRKQHNHQGENEFAEMEYINVTVVTSNKPYGVSDGSNPFFDGNKTSMFNLERNGVHSGHVQMRLRDPFCIVKSGRGRCQDGYTKEVNKPGGVPVLVAVRAKPNRNASSILDREFSVSFLDVLNQAEHTGRFNFTTQFPYYREVYHKPDLRGKNFGKNLVFDMDMSAGDFLSLFYLLKLPVEDINLKAIIVSPTGWTNAATIDCVYDLLHMMGRDDIPVGLGDGFAMNQSDTVSSAVGDCRYSKAIPQGSGGYLDSDTLYGLARSLPRSPRRYTGENSVKFGAPRDTDHPELRQPLALEVLESVVKSLDPGSKITILANGPLTNIAKLILEGKNTSNVIQEILIVGGHINYNNTEKGNVINVPCNKFAELNMFLDPFAAKTVLSSEHNITLIPLGMQRKVSAFPQILEKLYLKSTPEAFFARRLMSRLYRLQKLHPAYRHVDMFIGEILGVVVAGDLSALKSTFEVKKLKVSATGVECEDGEISIDEEHGKTVKVLENVDPSAYYNVFAKRLGKKTQAAVIGSFNEQRRIWSTPSNSSNI
- the LOC107007728 gene encoding uncharacterized protein LOC107007728 isoform X5, yielding MSHSNVSLSGFMIIWDKGKRSYSPLRQPTAQKVMIETISAGPTVVFLIGSLTNFALFLLSNPHLKKNVEHIYIMGGGIRSKNPQGCCPDNASPSCQPQQCGDRGNLFTDFTSNPYAEFNIFMDPFAAYQVIHSDIPITIVPLDATNTILVNKNFMETFEKNQHTYEAQYCFKSLKIIRDTWFDDQFYRSYFMWDSFMSGISASIMRKQHNHQGENEFAEMEYINVTVVTSNKPYGVSDGSNPFFDGNKTSMFNLERNGVHSGHVQMRLRDPFCIVKSGRGRCQDGYTKEVNKPGGVPVLVAVRAKPNRNASSILDREFSVSFLDVLNQAEHTGRFNFTTQFPYYREVYHKPDLRGKNFGKNLVFDMDMSAGDFLSLFYLLKLPVEDINLKAIIVSPTGWTNAATIDCVYDLLHMMGRDDIPVGLGDGFAMNQSDTVSSAVGDCRYSKAIPQGSGGYLDSDTLYGLARSLPRSPRRYTGENSVKFGAPRDTDHPELRQPLALEVLESVVKSLDPGSKITILANGPLTNIAKLILEGKNTSNVIQEILIVGGHINYNNTEKGNVINVPCNKFAELNMFLDPFAAKTVLSSEHNITLIPLGMQRKVSAFPQILEKLYLKSTPEAFFARRLMSRLYRLQKLHPAYRHVDMFIGEILGVVVAGDLSALKSTFEVKKLKVSATGVECEDGEISIDEEHGKTVKVLENVDPSAYYNVFAKRLGKKTQAAVIGSFNEQRRIWSTPSNSSNI
- the LOC107007728 gene encoding uncharacterized protein LOC107007728 isoform X2, with protein sequence MKEKEAMLFLGFLGRAVLMMTVISILGCNRVKGHRVLLDTDMGTDDIFALLYLLKLNPSQIDLQAVTISTNAWSDAGHAVNQVYDILYMMGRDDIAVGVGGEGGILPDSTILPNVGGYLPMIDQGNGTAGYCRYRQTIPVGHGGRLDIDSNYGFRKSFLPQGKRSYSPLRQPTAQKVMIETISAGPTVVFLIGSLTNFALFLLSNPHLKKNVEHIYIMGGGIRSKNPQGCCPDNASPSCQPQQCGDRGNLFTDFTSNPYAEFNIFMDPFAAYQVIHSDIPITIVPLDATNTILVNKNFMETFEKNQHTYEAQYCFKSLKIIRDTWFDDQFYRSYFMWDSFMSGISASIMRKQHNHQGENEFAEMEYINVTVVTSNKPYGVSDGSNPFFDGNKTSMFNLERNGVHSGHVQMRLRDPFCIVKSGRGRCQDGYTKEVNKPGGVPVLVAVRAKPNRNASSILDREFSVSFLDVLNQAEHTGRFNFTTQFPYYREVYHKPDLRGKNFGKNLVFDMDMSAGDFLSLFYLLKLPVEDINLKAIIVSPTGWTNAATIDCVYDLLHMMGRDDIPVGLGDGFAMNQSDTVSSAVGDCRYSKAIPQGSGGYLDSDTLYGLARSLPRSPRRYTGENSVKFGAPRDTDHPELRQPLALEVLESVVKSLDPGSKITILANGPLTNIAKLILEGKNTSNVIQEILIVGGHINYNNTEKGNVINVPCNKFAELNMFLDPFAAKTVLSSEHNITLIPLGMQRKVSAFPQILEKLYLKSTPEAFFARRLMSRLYRLQKLHPAYRHVDMFIGEILGVVVAGDLSALKSTFEVKKLKVSATGVECEDGEISIDEEHGKTVKVLENVDPSAYYNVFAKRLGKKTQAAVIGSFNEQRRIWSTPSNSSNI
- the LOC107007728 gene encoding uncharacterized protein LOC107007728 isoform X6 → MVQLDIVDIGKLFLWVTEDVWTLTQIMGFGRASFHRARDHIHLFDSQQLKNNPHLKKNVEHIYIMGGGIRSKNPQGCCPDNASPSCQPQQCGDRGNLFTDFTSNPYAEFNIFMDPFAAYQVIHSDIPITIVPLDATNTILVNKNFMETFEKNQHTYEAQYCFKSLKIIRDTWFDDQFYRSYFMWDSFMSGISASIMRKQHNHQGENEFAEMEYINVTVVTSNKPYGVSDGSNPFFDGNKTSMFNLERNGVHSGHVQMRLRDPFCIVKSGRGRCQDGYTKEVNKPGGVPVLVAVRAKPNRNASSILDREFSVSFLDVLNQAEHTGRFNFTTQFPYYREVYHKPDLRGKNFGKNLVFDMDMSAGDFLSLFYLLKLPVEDINLKAIIVSPTGWTNAATIDCVYDLLHMMGRDDIPVGLGDGFAMNQSDTVSSAVGDCRYSKAIPQGSGGYLDSDTLYGLARSLPRSPRRYTGENSVKFGAPRDTDHPELRQPLALEVLESVVKSLDPGSKITILANGPLTNIAKLILEGKNTSNVIQEILIVGGHINYNNTEKGNVINVPCNKFAELNMFLDPFAAKTVLSSEHNITLIPLGMQRKVSAFPQILEKLYLKSTPEAFFARRLMSRLYRLQKLHPAYRHVDMFIGEILGVVVAGDLSALKSTFEVKKLKVSATGVECEDGEISIDEEHGKTVKVLENVDPSAYYNVFAKRLGKKTQAAVIGSFNEQRRIWSTPSNSSNI
- the LOC107007728 gene encoding uncharacterized protein LOC107007728 isoform X7; translation: MGGGIRSKNPQGCCPDNASPSCQPQQCGDRGNLFTDFTSNPYAEFNIFMDPFAAYQVIHSDIPITIVPLDATNTILVNKNFMETFEKNQHTYEAQYCFKSLKIIRDTWFDDQFYRSYFMWDSFMSGISASIMRKQHNHQGENEFAEMEYINVTVVTSNKPYGVSDGSNPFFDGNKTSMFNLERNGVHSGHVQMRLRDPFCIVKSGRGRCQDGYTKEVNKPGGVPVLVAVRAKPNRNASSILDREFSVSFLDVLNQAEHTGRFNFTTQFPYYREVYHKPDLRGKNFGKNLVFDMDMSAGDFLSLFYLLKLPVEDINLKAIIVSPTGWTNAATIDCVYDLLHMMGRDDIPVGLGDGFAMNQSDTVSSAVGDCRYSKAIPQGSGGYLDSDTLYGLARSLPRSPRRYTGENSVKFGAPRDTDHPELRQPLALEVLESVVKSLDPGSKITILANGPLTNIAKLILEGKNTSNVIQEILIVGGHINYNNTEKGNVINVPCNKFAELNMFLDPFAAKTVLSSEHNITLIPLGMQRKVSAFPQILEKLYLKSTPEAFFARRLMSRLYRLQKLHPAYRHVDMFIGEILGVVVAGDLSALKSTFEVKKLKVSATGVECEDGEISIDEEHGKTVKVLENVDPSAYYNVFAKRLGKKTQAAVIGSFNEQRRIWSTPSNSSNI
- the LOC107007728 gene encoding uncharacterized protein LOC107007728 isoform X1; the protein is MKEKEAMLFLGFLGRAVLMMTVISILGCNRVKGHRVLLDTDMGTDDIFALLYLLKLNPSQIDLQAVTISTNAWSDAGHAVNQVYDILYMMGRDDIAVGVGGEGGILPDSTILPNVGGYLPMIDQGNGTAGYCRYRQTIPVGHGGRLDIDSNYGFRKSFLPQVHGRLGERLEKETFSLQKGKRSYSPLRQPTAQKVMIETISAGPTVVFLIGSLTNFALFLLSNPHLKKNVEHIYIMGGGIRSKNPQGCCPDNASPSCQPQQCGDRGNLFTDFTSNPYAEFNIFMDPFAAYQVIHSDIPITIVPLDATNTILVNKNFMETFEKNQHTYEAQYCFKSLKIIRDTWFDDQFYRSYFMWDSFMSGISASIMRKQHNHQGENEFAEMEYINVTVVTSNKPYGVSDGSNPFFDGNKTSMFNLERNGVHSGHVQMRLRDPFCIVKSGRGRCQDGYTKEVNKPGGVPVLVAVRAKPNRNASSILDREFSVSFLDVLNQAEHTGRFNFTTQFPYYREVYHKPDLRGKNFGKNLVFDMDMSAGDFLSLFYLLKLPVEDINLKAIIVSPTGWTNAATIDCVYDLLHMMGRDDIPVGLGDGFAMNQSDTVSSAVGDCRYSKAIPQGSGGYLDSDTLYGLARSLPRSPRRYTGENSVKFGAPRDTDHPELRQPLALEVLESVVKSLDPGSKITILANGPLTNIAKLILEGKNTSNVIQEILIVGGHINYNNTEKGNVINVPCNKFAELNMFLDPFAAKTVLSSEHNITLIPLGMQRKVSAFPQILEKLYLKSTPEAFFARRLMSRLYRLQKLHPAYRHVDMFIGEILGVVVAGDLSALKSTFEVKKLKVSATGVECEDGEISIDEEHGKTVKVLENVDPSAYYNVFAKRLGKKTQAAVIGSFNEQRRIWSTPSNSSNI
- the LOC107007728 gene encoding uncharacterized protein LOC107007728 isoform X4: MMGRDDIAVGVGGEGGILPDSTILPNVGGYLPMIDQGNGTAGYCRYRQTIPVGHGGRLDIDSNYGFRKSFLPQVHGRLGERLEKETFSLQKGKRSYSPLRQPTAQKVMIETISAGPTVVFLIGSLTNFALFLLSNPHLKKNVEHIYIMGGGIRSKNPQGCCPDNASPSCQPQQCGDRGNLFTDFTSNPYAEFNIFMDPFAAYQVIHSDIPITIVPLDATNTILVNKNFMETFEKNQHTYEAQYCFKSLKIIRDTWFDDQFYRSYFMWDSFMSGISASIMRKQHNHQGENEFAEMEYINVTVVTSNKPYGVSDGSNPFFDGNKTSMFNLERNGVHSGHVQMRLRDPFCIVKSGRGRCQDGYTKEVNKPGGVPVLVAVRAKPNRNASSILDREFSVSFLDVLNQAEHTGRFNFTTQFPYYREVYHKPDLRGKNFGKNLVFDMDMSAGDFLSLFYLLKLPVEDINLKAIIVSPTGWTNAATIDCVYDLLHMMGRDDIPVGLGDGFAMNQSDTVSSAVGDCRYSKAIPQGSGGYLDSDTLYGLARSLPRSPRRYTGENSVKFGAPRDTDHPELRQPLALEVLESVVKSLDPGSKITILANGPLTNIAKLILEGKNTSNVIQEILIVGGHINYNNTEKGNVINVPCNKFAELNMFLDPFAAKTVLSSEHNITLIPLGMQRKVSAFPQILEKLYLKSTPEAFFARRLMSRLYRLQKLHPAYRHVDMFIGEILGVVVAGDLSALKSTFEVKKLKVSATGVECEDGEISIDEEHGKTVKVLENVDPSAYYNVFAKRLGKKTQAAVIGSFNEQRRIWSTPSNSSNI